A genomic region of Haliotis asinina isolate JCU_RB_2024 chromosome 1, JCU_Hal_asi_v2, whole genome shotgun sequence contains the following coding sequences:
- the LOC137297116 gene encoding beta-1,3-galactosyl-O-glycosyl-glycoprotein beta-1,6-N-acetylglucosaminyltransferase 3-like isoform X2 produces MAPRGAILVYTGAGILCLGLIGNMDRDVTVQIKDQLFKNVIRPSITTKAHFRYVPRRVSTYDCKLLIDGEQKAISKAKMNHVRPPLNISVATEKCDAFKIEKGYITDSLTKEEEEFPIAFSIVMFKDANQVERLLRAIYRPQNFYCIHMDTKAQPDVKQAMTSLAKCFDNVFLSSRSVSVHWGKFTVLEPELICMKDLWHHKWKYFINLTGQEFPLKTNAQLVKILKAYDGANDLEGTIKRANKHRWRHAGPPPHNITTVKGAVHIAASRGFVDYVLHNSTARDLLEWVKKTEVPDETFFSTLNHNPQLGVPGAYKGRLDNPDKPFLARFKSWYGSKMGNWSCTGKLVRSVCVFGVGDLPILTTRPNLFANKFYWDFQPLTLDCLEEWHYNRTRDEYLGEYAFNTSYYTTLDFVKNKI; encoded by the exons ATGGCACCAAGGGGTGCAATACTGGTATACACCGGGGCTGGAATTCTCTGTTTGGGGTTGATCGGCA ATATGGACCGTGATGTTACGGTACAGATTAAGGACCAGTTATTCAAGAACGTCATCCGACCTTCCATCACAACAAAAGCACATTTCCGCTATGTACCCAGGAGGGTTAGCACATATGACTGTAAACTACTCATAGACGGGGAACAAAAGGCAATATCCAAAGCCAAGATGAATCACGTTAGGCCTCCTCTTAATATCAGTGTTGCCACTGAAAAATGTGACGCGTTTAAAATAGAAAAAGGTTATATAACAGACTCTTTGACAAAAGAGGAGGAGGAATTCCCTATCGCTTTCAGTATTGTAATGTTCAAAGATGCCAATCAGGTTGAACGTCTTCTCCGAGCTATCTACAGACCACAAAACTTTTATTGCATCCACATGGACACGAAAGCACAACCGGATGTCAAACAGGCGATGACGTCATTGGCCAAGTGCTTTGACAATGTGTTTCTATCCTCACGTTCTGTGAGCGTCCACTGGGGAAAATTCACAGTTCTGGAACCTGAACTTATTTGCATGAAAGATCTGTGGCATCACAAgtggaaatatttcattaatcTCACCGGACAGGAATTCCCTTTAAAAACAAATGCACAGTTGGTGAAGATTCTGAAAGCCTACGATGGAGCCAATGATCTGGAGGGTACGATAAAGAG AGCTAATAAACACAGATGGCGCCATGCCGGGCCACCTCCTCACAACATCACCACTGTAAAGGGGGCCGTCCACATTGCCGCCAGTCGGGGATTTGTAGACTACGTCCTGCACAACTCAACCGCCCGAGATCTGTTGGAGTGGGTGAAGAAAACCGAAGTTCCCGATGAGACGTTTTTCTCCACCCTTAATCATAATCCACAGCTAGGGGTACCAGGAGCATATAAGG GCCGACTGGACAACCCAGACAAACCATTCCTTGCCAGGTTTAAGAGTTGGTATGGAAGCAAGATGGGCAACTGGTCTTGTACCGGCAAGCTTGTTCGctccgtgtgtgtgtttggcGTTGGGGATCTACCCATACTGACCACTAGGCCAAATCTGTTTGCTAACAAATTCTACTGGGACTTCCAGCCTCTTACCCTGGACTGCCTCGAGGAGTGGCACTACAACCGGACAAGGGACGAGTATCTCGGGGAGTACGCCTTTAACACGTCCTATTACACAACACTGGATTTTGTTAAGAATAAAATTTAA
- the LOC137297116 gene encoding N-acetyllactosaminide beta-1,6-N-acetylglucosaminyl-transferase-like isoform X1, producing MAPRGAILVYTGAGILCLGLIGSTYFYRDIVTDKRWLDLTRPRYFIPKFINITNTSVNLQGLLFKSLTDMDRDVTVQIKDQLFKNVIRPSITTKAHFRYVPRRVSTYDCKLLIDGEQKAISKAKMNHVRPPLNISVATEKCDAFKIEKGYITDSLTKEEEEFPIAFSIVMFKDANQVERLLRAIYRPQNFYCIHMDTKAQPDVKQAMTSLAKCFDNVFLSSRSVSVHWGKFTVLEPELICMKDLWHHKWKYFINLTGQEFPLKTNAQLVKILKAYDGANDLEGTIKRANKHRWRHAGPPPHNITTVKGAVHIAASRGFVDYVLHNSTARDLLEWVKKTEVPDETFFSTLNHNPQLGVPGAYKGRLDNPDKPFLARFKSWYGSKMGNWSCTGKLVRSVCVFGVGDLPILTTRPNLFANKFYWDFQPLTLDCLEEWHYNRTRDEYLGEYAFNTSYYTTLDFVKNKI from the exons ATGGCACCAAGGGGTGCAATACTGGTATACACCGGGGCTGGAATTCTCTGTTTGGGGTTGATCGGCAGTACGTACTTCTACCGCGACATAGTTACGGACAAACGCTGGCTTGACCTCACACGCCCACGATATTTTATTCCTAAGTTTATTAACATCACAAACACGTCAGTAAATCTACAAGGACTGTTATTTAAATCTTTGACAGATATGGACCGTGATGTTACGGTACAGATTAAGGACCAGTTATTCAAGAACGTCATCCGACCTTCCATCACAACAAAAGCACATTTCCGCTATGTACCCAGGAGGGTTAGCACATATGACTGTAAACTACTCATAGACGGGGAACAAAAGGCAATATCCAAAGCCAAGATGAATCACGTTAGGCCTCCTCTTAATATCAGTGTTGCCACTGAAAAATGTGACGCGTTTAAAATAGAAAAAGGTTATATAACAGACTCTTTGACAAAAGAGGAGGAGGAATTCCCTATCGCTTTCAGTATTGTAATGTTCAAAGATGCCAATCAGGTTGAACGTCTTCTCCGAGCTATCTACAGACCACAAAACTTTTATTGCATCCACATGGACACGAAAGCACAACCGGATGTCAAACAGGCGATGACGTCATTGGCCAAGTGCTTTGACAATGTGTTTCTATCCTCACGTTCTGTGAGCGTCCACTGGGGAAAATTCACAGTTCTGGAACCTGAACTTATTTGCATGAAAGATCTGTGGCATCACAAgtggaaatatttcattaatcTCACCGGACAGGAATTCCCTTTAAAAACAAATGCACAGTTGGTGAAGATTCTGAAAGCCTACGATGGAGCCAATGATCTGGAGGGTACGATAAAGAG AGCTAATAAACACAGATGGCGCCATGCCGGGCCACCTCCTCACAACATCACCACTGTAAAGGGGGCCGTCCACATTGCCGCCAGTCGGGGATTTGTAGACTACGTCCTGCACAACTCAACCGCCCGAGATCTGTTGGAGTGGGTGAAGAAAACCGAAGTTCCCGATGAGACGTTTTTCTCCACCCTTAATCATAATCCACAGCTAGGGGTACCAGGAGCATATAAGG GCCGACTGGACAACCCAGACAAACCATTCCTTGCCAGGTTTAAGAGTTGGTATGGAAGCAAGATGGGCAACTGGTCTTGTACCGGCAAGCTTGTTCGctccgtgtgtgtgtttggcGTTGGGGATCTACCCATACTGACCACTAGGCCAAATCTGTTTGCTAACAAATTCTACTGGGACTTCCAGCCTCTTACCCTGGACTGCCTCGAGGAGTGGCACTACAACCGGACAAGGGACGAGTATCTCGGGGAGTACGCCTTTAACACGTCCTATTACACAACACTGGATTTTGTTAAGAATAAAATTTAA